In a single window of the uncultured Dysgonomonas sp. genome:
- a CDS encoding family 43 glycosylhydrolase encodes MYKIHPYILFFLGLFILYSPFSKSQTNGKNRQIIANPLSLNYRFQFDDPARREAADPVIEYFKGKYYLFASKSGGYWSSPDLSEWTYIPCKSIKTIEGYAPTILVHNDALYYLGSGAPTVFRTTNPDEDNWVDAGSRFSHGMTDPAFYKDDDGKVYLYWGCSDVDPIMGVRVDPDNGFKEIGEAVVLIRHNGDKYGWEVPGVNNEETRTGWNEGPCIIKYKGKYYLQYAAPGTQYRIYGDGLYISDNPLGPYTYVESSPFSFKPGGFIGGAGHGHTFRDKYGNYWHVATMTISVRHMFERRIGLFPAYMSSDDELHSHTVLSDYPFYIPDKKIDLEKNDCSLSWNILSYGKTITASSSLTGYEPAKANDEKVETWWAAASGKPGEWLQTDLGKPMTVNAIQINFADHNFTMKAPEIYPYQYIIECSTDGADWETIVDKTSNNKDMAHELIVLDSPQDTRYIRIKNTKDVPGNFSLYDLRIFGDGQGKLPEKIPDICIERDAGDRRIIRLSWDKTSGTNGYILRWGVKKGQLKNAAMIYSDNFFEGRFFNRDSEYYFSIDSFNENGINKGRKIYNTKNKVL; translated from the coding sequence ATGTATAAAATACATCCGTATATATTATTTTTTTTAGGTTTATTTATTCTCTACAGTCCTTTTTCTAAAAGTCAGACTAACGGCAAGAACAGGCAGATTATAGCGAACCCTCTCAGTCTGAATTATCGATTCCAGTTCGATGATCCAGCACGGAGGGAAGCTGCCGATCCTGTGATAGAATACTTTAAGGGAAAGTACTACTTATTTGCATCTAAGTCGGGGGGATACTGGAGTTCCCCTGACTTGAGCGAATGGACTTACATTCCGTGTAAATCCATCAAAACTATTGAGGGCTACGCGCCTACCATTCTTGTACACAATGATGCGCTGTATTATCTGGGGTCAGGTGCACCTACAGTATTCAGGACAACCAATCCCGATGAAGACAACTGGGTAGATGCAGGCAGCCGGTTCAGTCATGGAATGACCGATCCTGCTTTTTACAAGGACGATGACGGAAAGGTTTATCTTTACTGGGGATGCTCCGATGTAGATCCTATAATGGGTGTCCGGGTTGACCCTGACAATGGATTTAAAGAAATAGGCGAAGCCGTTGTACTTATCAGGCATAACGGAGATAAATACGGATGGGAAGTACCGGGAGTAAATAATGAAGAAACCCGCACCGGATGGAACGAAGGCCCTTGTATCATCAAATACAAAGGTAAATACTATCTGCAATATGCTGCACCGGGGACTCAATACCGCATTTATGGCGATGGGTTATACATATCCGATAATCCTCTGGGTCCGTACACTTATGTAGAAAGCAGCCCGTTCTCCTTCAAACCCGGAGGATTTATCGGCGGTGCAGGACACGGACATACATTCAGGGACAAATACGGAAATTACTGGCATGTAGCTACCATGACTATCTCAGTAAGACATATGTTTGAACGAAGAATAGGATTATTCCCCGCTTATATGTCATCTGATGATGAGTTGCATTCGCATACTGTGCTCTCCGACTACCCTTTCTACATTCCCGACAAAAAAATAGATCTGGAGAAAAACGACTGCTCTCTGTCATGGAATATATTATCCTACGGTAAAACAATTACAGCATCTTCTTCCCTGACAGGATACGAGCCGGCAAAAGCCAATGATGAGAAAGTAGAAACATGGTGGGCTGCCGCTTCGGGCAAACCGGGCGAATGGTTACAAACCGATTTGGGAAAACCAATGACCGTAAATGCAATTCAGATAAACTTTGCAGATCATAACTTCACGATGAAAGCTCCCGAAATATACCCCTATCAGTACATTATAGAGTGTTCAACCGACGGCGCCGACTGGGAAACAATCGTTGACAAAACTTCCAACAATAAGGATATGGCACATGAACTTATTGTCCTCGATAGCCCACAGGATACAAGATATATCCGTATAAAAAACACAAAAGATGTACCCGGCAATTTCTCATTATACGATCTCAGGATATTCGGAGACGGACAGGGAAAGCTACCGGAGAAGATTCCCGATATCTGCATTGAAAGAGATGCCGGAGATAGGAGAATAATAAGGCTAAGTTGGGATAAAACCTCTGGTACAAACGGTTACATCCTTCGATGGGGTGTAAAAAAGGGCCAGTTAAAAAATGCGGCAATGATATATTCCGATAATTTCTTTGAGGGACGTTTCTTCAACCGCGATTCGGAGTATTATTTCTCCATAGACTCATTTAATGAGAATGGTATTAATAAAGGAAGGAAGATATATAATACAAAAAATAAAGTTCTATAA
- a CDS encoding glycosyl hydrolase family 28-related protein — MKKIIFTLLFILGITSMSAQGLSKKQQDADIKPYPESVDVVSAKDFGAKADGVTDDTDAIQKAMNSFGKRGGTVYLPNGTYLIAGSLNIPQAVTLKGSIESVPSHNGIRNAGLPKPGDDGTTLLITGNKGKDLDGIPAITINTNSTLRGIVMYWPSQDPDKIPDAYPWGVAMKGKNPALLDVEMLNPYNAIDASHNERALIRNISGQPLRRGIYVDAIYDIGRIENVHWNPWWSMKPTLYNWQREHGEAFIFERTDWHYVINTFCFGYNVGYKFGASQGSTGSCNGNFLGIGADACHTSVKVEQSAAYGILITNGEFVALNGDDPTMVEVTNANHGNVRFVNSAFWGPCNQIAKINGEGTVGFSDCIFVQWDRNKENRSAIQVNGGSIVVRGCDFMHDSPQITISKDVQRAIVSENTIKGKVRINNNAKNTYIVGNLGTE; from the coding sequence ATGAAAAAAATAATATTTACACTACTCTTCATCCTTGGTATAACAAGCATGTCGGCACAAGGATTAAGTAAAAAGCAACAGGATGCGGATATCAAACCCTATCCTGAGTCTGTTGACGTTGTATCTGCTAAGGATTTCGGAGCAAAAGCGGATGGAGTCACAGATGACACGGACGCTATCCAAAAAGCGATGAACTCTTTCGGTAAAAGAGGTGGGACAGTTTATTTGCCGAATGGCACATATCTGATCGCCGGATCGCTGAATATTCCGCAAGCCGTTACCTTAAAGGGTTCGATAGAATCGGTACCATCGCATAATGGTATCCGCAACGCCGGACTACCCAAACCGGGCGATGACGGCACCACACTACTCATCACAGGAAATAAAGGGAAAGACCTCGACGGTATTCCTGCTATAACAATCAATACAAACAGTACGCTTCGCGGGATAGTCATGTACTGGCCGTCGCAAGACCCGGACAAAATACCTGATGCTTATCCGTGGGGAGTAGCCATGAAAGGTAAAAATCCGGCTCTTCTCGATGTGGAAATGCTCAATCCTTATAATGCTATCGACGCATCGCATAACGAACGTGCCCTTATCCGCAATATCAGCGGGCAGCCGCTCCGCAGAGGCATATATGTAGATGCCATCTATGACATAGGCCGTATTGAAAATGTACACTGGAATCCATGGTGGAGCATGAAACCGACTCTTTACAACTGGCAAAGGGAGCATGGTGAAGCCTTCATTTTCGAGCGCACCGACTGGCATTATGTGATAAATACTTTCTGTTTCGGATACAATGTAGGATATAAATTCGGGGCTAGCCAGGGCAGTACAGGTTCATGTAACGGGAACTTCCTGGGAATAGGAGCCGATGCCTGCCACACATCGGTAAAAGTAGAACAAAGCGCTGCTTACGGAATACTTATCACCAACGGAGAATTTGTTGCCCTGAATGGCGATGACCCTACAATGGTGGAAGTAACCAATGCGAACCATGGCAATGTACGTTTTGTAAACAGTGCGTTCTGGGGCCCTTGTAATCAGATTGCCAAAATTAACGGTGAAGGAACTGTCGGTTTCTCAGATTGTATTTTCGTACAATGGGACAGAAACAAGGAAAACAGAAGTGCAATACAGGTAAACGGTGGCTCTATCGTAGTACGTGGATGCGACTTTATGCACGATAGTCCGCAGATTACTATCAGTAAAGACGTACAGCGCGCCATTGTCAGCGAAAATACCATTAAGGGGAAAGTCCGCATAAACAATAATGCAAAGAATACCTATATAGTTGGAAATCTAGGAACAGAATAA
- a CDS encoding TIM-barrel domain-containing protein: protein MKKFIIILMLVALCTRLSAQSYQQTSQGVKAEVGQTTIELQFYSPEIVRILKYPKTEKINKKSLSVVKIPEKTDFKINRFNNVITLSSSEVMVTLNLTTGDVQFNGLNTRPFIAEKSSSSRFTEKQYKSGKTYEIQQTFLLDKQEAVYGLGQHQQGYMNQRGKSVRLRQMNTEIAVPIIHSVKGYAVFWDNYSETEYKDSFDGMSFTSVSGKCIDYYFIYGKDADGTIAGIRDLTGQAPMFPLWTYGFWQSRERYTSQDELVGIVRKYRELGVPLDGIIQDWQYWSTDNTYWNAVEFGNPAFPNPKQMVEDIHGLNAHVAISVWPSFGPNTNIHKDLKKRKLLLNFDTYPHKNGVRVYDAFNPEARKIYWDYMNKNLFSLGMDAWWLDATEPEDNINEKTLDGTTYLGAYRNLSNAFPIISVGGVYDNQRKVTSDKRVYIFTRSAFAGQQRYGANSWSGDIDSRWSTLRKQIPAGLNFSLCGIPYWNTDIGGFWAGRAYPEGIKDIAFHELYVRWLQFGTFTPMMRSHGTNTPREIYQFGKKGDWAFDVQEKYINMRYSLMPYMYSIGHDITNNSGSMMRALMMDFAKDPKVYDIDNQFMFGKSILVTPVTDSMYVNRTRDGRAVADFSAAKTQKVYLPKGADWYDFWTGEKIKGGQEISKAAPIDIIPLYIKAGSILPWGPKVQYAEEKKWDDLNIFIYPGADTEFVLYEDENNNYNYEKGIYSTIRMKWDDTNQTLTIGARQGEFPGMLSKRTFRIILLPTGKSIESSSDKADHLIVFDGKEINVKM from the coding sequence ATGAAGAAATTTATAATAATTCTTATGTTGGTGGCTTTGTGTACGCGATTGAGCGCACAAAGCTATCAGCAAACATCTCAAGGCGTAAAAGCTGAAGTCGGCCAGACTACGATTGAGTTACAATTCTATAGTCCTGAGATCGTCAGGATTTTGAAATATCCTAAAACCGAAAAGATTAATAAAAAAAGTCTTTCAGTGGTAAAGATACCGGAAAAGACAGATTTTAAAATAAACAGGTTTAACAATGTAATTACCCTTTCATCTTCTGAAGTAATGGTCACCCTCAACCTGACAACAGGGGATGTACAATTCAACGGGTTGAATACCCGTCCGTTCATCGCTGAAAAGAGTTCTTCTTCTCGCTTTACGGAGAAACAATACAAAAGCGGAAAAACCTATGAGATTCAACAAACCTTCCTGCTGGACAAGCAGGAGGCCGTATACGGACTGGGACAACACCAACAAGGGTATATGAATCAGCGGGGGAAAAGTGTGCGCCTGCGTCAGATGAATACGGAGATTGCTGTTCCTATTATCCATTCGGTAAAAGGATATGCTGTATTCTGGGATAATTATTCAGAAACCGAATATAAAGACTCCTTCGATGGGATGTCATTTACATCGGTCTCAGGCAAGTGTATCGATTATTATTTTATATATGGGAAAGATGCGGATGGCACTATCGCCGGGATACGCGACCTTACAGGACAAGCACCTATGTTTCCGCTTTGGACGTATGGATTCTGGCAAAGCCGCGAACGTTACACCTCTCAGGATGAACTGGTAGGCATTGTCAGGAAATACCGTGAACTTGGAGTTCCTCTAGACGGCATCATACAGGACTGGCAATACTGGAGTACCGATAATACGTATTGGAACGCTGTCGAATTCGGAAATCCGGCCTTCCCAAATCCAAAACAGATGGTGGAGGATATACATGGTCTGAATGCACATGTGGCTATATCGGTATGGCCGTCTTTCGGTCCGAATACCAATATCCACAAAGATTTAAAGAAGAGGAAACTATTATTGAACTTCGATACTTACCCTCACAAGAATGGGGTAAGAGTTTATGATGCATTCAACCCCGAAGCCCGGAAAATATACTGGGATTATATGAACAAGAATCTCTTTTCGTTAGGCATGGACGCGTGGTGGCTCGATGCGACAGAGCCGGAAGATAATATTAACGAGAAAACTCTCGACGGAACTACTTATCTGGGAGCTTACAGAAATCTATCCAATGCCTTCCCGATTATTTCTGTCGGAGGCGTTTACGATAATCAGCGAAAAGTAACGTCGGATAAGCGTGTATATATTTTCACCCGCTCGGCTTTCGCCGGACAGCAACGTTACGGCGCAAATTCCTGGTCGGGAGATATCGATTCCAGATGGAGTACCCTGCGTAAACAGATTCCGGCCGGATTAAATTTTTCTCTTTGTGGCATTCCATACTGGAACACCGATATAGGCGGTTTCTGGGCAGGCAGGGCATATCCCGAAGGAATTAAAGATATCGCTTTTCACGAACTGTATGTACGCTGGCTGCAATTCGGGACATTTACGCCGATGATGCGTTCGCATGGGACAAATACTCCGAGGGAAATCTATCAGTTCGGGAAAAAAGGGGACTGGGCCTTTGATGTACAGGAAAAATATATCAATATGCGTTATAGCCTGATGCCATATATGTATTCGATAGGACATGACATTACGAATAATTCCGGTTCGATGATGCGTGCTTTGATGATGGATTTTGCAAAGGACCCGAAGGTATATGACATCGATAACCAGTTTATGTTCGGGAAATCTATCCTTGTAACGCCTGTAACCGACTCCATGTATGTAAACCGTACACGAGACGGCAGGGCGGTCGCCGACTTCAGCGCGGCAAAAACACAAAAAGTATATCTGCCGAAAGGTGCCGACTGGTATGACTTCTGGACAGGAGAGAAGATCAAAGGAGGACAGGAGATAAGCAAAGCCGCTCCTATCGACATTATTCCTCTATACATCAAAGCAGGTTCGATACTTCCATGGGGACCTAAAGTGCAATATGCAGAGGAAAAGAAATGGGATGATCTCAATATTTTCATTTATCCGGGTGCTGATACCGAATTTGTGTTATACGAGGACGAAAACAATAATTACAATTATGAGAAAGGCATTTATTCCACAATCAGAATGAAGTGGGATGATACAAACCAGACTCTTACCATAGGTGCACGACAAGGCGAATTTCCGGGTATGTTATCTAAACGGACTTTTAGAATTATACTTTTGCCAACCGGAAAAAGTATTGAATCTTCATCAGACAAAGCTGACCACCTTATTGTATTTGATGGAAAAGAAATCAACGTTAAAATGTAG
- a CDS encoding beta-glucosidase encodes MKKMNYICVALFSLFLCAGCSDTPRYKDPNASVEDRVNDLLSRMTLEEKAAQLDMLSANDILDGPDKLKEKETAYFIDSMCIGSIHDFYPKTAAIANAVQKRAIENSRLGIPVIFIEEALHGYQGEGATTFPTPIGNSSTWDTILVNNIGKAIAAEARAHGVHFVLGPNLDLARDIRWGRTEETFGEDPYLSSRYAVSLIKGMQGNSLKDNNTVVAEPKHFAIHGIPEGGVNTSPVFIGEREARSTHLYVFEKAVTEAKAKGIMAAYHERDGVPAIADPWLLKTILRDEWKFDGFVVSDLGAIAKQYKDHHTAASGEEAIINALSAGLDMQFYDYPHDVFQNTVVQAVKDGKLAEKDLDRAVGSILRVKFELGLFDNPYTDESLIAKVFHSEEHQKLALEAARKSIVLLENRENMLPLKKNIKSVALVGNLANVSSLGGYSPAGAKAVTVYQALKKRFGDDVKINFVNSDISERFSNIPPSALTPKSTTDKNGLDTEFFNNIEFSGNPVYSSVNDNLSVYWHNLSPAPGVNSDNFSVRWSGYITAPVTGEYEFYLNADDYARVYLNNELFIDCWGTDKVKQTINKKINMTAGQPVSIRLEYAELEDIAFVNLRWRMTQITSSSLFKDVAQASAASDVTIVVIGETDSEVGESRDRQNLYPHQADLDIIKTAKQTNKPVITVMLTGRPLVLTEIAANSNALLQAWYPGEAGGDAIADVLWGDYNPSGKLSVSFPKEQGTLPIYYSKKPSASRRYVDGNGDPLYEFGYGLSYTNFTYSALSIQPENPGTTDNITVTINLRNTGNVDGSEVVQLYINDKVSSVATPVKLLKGFANVFLKAGENKVVKLVLTPEHLSLINAEMKRVVEPGEFEIMVGSSSKNIHLTQTITVTK; translated from the coding sequence ATGAAAAAGATGAATTACATCTGTGTCGCACTATTTTCGTTATTCCTCTGTGCAGGATGTTCAGACACGCCACGTTACAAAGATCCAAATGCATCTGTAGAAGACAGAGTAAACGACCTGCTCTCCCGAATGACATTGGAAGAAAAAGCTGCACAGCTCGATATGCTTTCAGCCAATGATATATTGGATGGTCCTGATAAACTTAAAGAAAAGGAGACCGCCTATTTTATCGATTCCATGTGCATCGGGTCTATACATGATTTCTATCCTAAAACAGCAGCGATAGCCAACGCAGTGCAAAAACGCGCAATTGAAAATTCCCGCTTAGGCATTCCGGTAATCTTCATAGAAGAAGCATTACACGGTTATCAAGGTGAGGGAGCAACTACATTCCCTACCCCGATAGGCAATTCATCCACATGGGACACGATACTAGTGAATAATATAGGAAAAGCTATTGCCGCAGAGGCCCGGGCACATGGCGTTCATTTCGTTTTGGGACCTAATCTCGATCTGGCACGCGATATCAGATGGGGACGTACCGAAGAAACATTCGGGGAAGACCCCTACCTCTCGTCACGTTACGCTGTCAGTCTGATAAAAGGAATGCAGGGAAACAGCCTGAAAGATAATAATACAGTAGTAGCCGAGCCGAAACACTTTGCCATACACGGTATTCCCGAAGGGGGAGTAAATACGTCACCGGTCTTTATCGGGGAACGTGAAGCCCGTTCCACTCATCTCTATGTATTCGAAAAAGCCGTTACCGAAGCTAAGGCAAAAGGGATTATGGCTGCCTATCACGAAAGGGATGGTGTGCCGGCTATTGCCGACCCGTGGCTGCTAAAAACCATATTGCGTGACGAATGGAAATTCGACGGATTCGTCGTATCAGACTTAGGCGCCATAGCCAAGCAATACAAAGACCACCATACTGCCGCGTCGGGAGAAGAAGCTATTATAAATGCGCTATCTGCCGGGTTGGACATGCAGTTTTATGATTATCCTCACGATGTATTTCAGAATACAGTTGTACAGGCTGTAAAAGACGGAAAACTAGCTGAAAAAGATCTGGACAGGGCAGTAGGAAGTATATTGAGGGTAAAATTCGAACTTGGACTTTTTGATAATCCATATACGGATGAATCGTTAATAGCGAAAGTATTTCATAGCGAAGAACATCAAAAACTGGCTCTTGAAGCCGCCCGAAAATCAATTGTATTACTGGAAAACAGAGAGAATATGCTCCCTCTAAAGAAAAATATAAAATCGGTAGCACTCGTAGGCAACTTAGCCAATGTATCTTCATTAGGAGGTTATTCTCCGGCCGGGGCAAAAGCTGTAACAGTATATCAGGCCCTGAAAAAAAGATTTGGAGACGATGTAAAGATCAATTTCGTAAACAGCGATATATCCGAGCGTTTCTCTAATATACCACCCAGCGCTTTAACGCCAAAATCAACTACAGATAAGAATGGTCTGGATACAGAATTCTTTAACAATATTGAGTTCAGTGGTAATCCTGTTTATAGTTCCGTCAATGATAATCTGTCTGTATACTGGCACAACCTGAGCCCTGCGCCGGGAGTAAATTCAGACAACTTTTCGGTACGTTGGAGCGGTTATATTACAGCACCTGTAACAGGCGAATATGAGTTCTACCTGAATGCGGATGATTATGCACGTGTTTATCTGAACAATGAACTGTTTATCGACTGCTGGGGCACCGATAAAGTAAAGCAAACCATCAACAAGAAAATAAATATGACAGCCGGGCAGCCGGTGTCTATACGATTGGAATATGCCGAGTTGGAGGATATTGCTTTTGTAAACCTTAGATGGAGAATGACACAGATTACTTCATCTTCGTTGTTCAAAGATGTTGCACAAGCATCGGCTGCTTCCGATGTCACTATTGTGGTAATCGGAGAAACCGATAGCGAAGTGGGAGAAAGCCGTGACAGGCAAAACCTGTACCCACATCAGGCAGATCTGGATATTATTAAAACTGCCAAACAAACCAACAAACCTGTAATAACCGTTATGCTTACAGGCCGCCCGCTAGTACTTACAGAAATAGCTGCAAATTCAAACGCTCTTCTTCAGGCATGGTATCCGGGCGAAGCGGGAGGAGACGCCATTGCTGACGTATTGTGGGGAGATTATAATCCTTCGGGAAAATTGTCGGTTAGCTTCCCTAAAGAACAGGGTACACTACCTATCTACTATTCGAAGAAGCCATCGGCCAGCCGTAGGTATGTGGACGGAAACGGTGACCCGCTGTACGAATTCGGTTATGGGCTCAGCTATACCAATTTCACCTACTCGGCTCTAAGCATACAACCCGAAAATCCGGGAACGACTGATAATATCACTGTTACTATCAACCTGAGAAATACAGGAAATGTAGATGGCTCAGAAGTAGTACAGCTATATATTAACGATAAGGTGAGCAGTGTAGCTACTCCTGTGAAGTTACTAAAAGGCTTTGCCAATGTATTCCTTAAAGCTGGAGAAAACAAGGTTGTAAAATTGGTTTTAACCCCAGAACATTTGTCTTTGATAAATGCTGAGATGAAACGCGTAGTAGAACCCGGAGAATTTGAAATAATGGTAGGAAGTTCATCTAAGAACATTCATTTGACTCAAACAATAACTGTTACAAAATGA
- a CDS encoding GDSL-type esterase/lipase family protein, whose protein sequence is MKHFICLLFCLLITVSTHAQKRVAFIGASITEGARTTDPKKDSYPAQLGSLLGNEYEVLNFGIGSRTMLRKGDFPYWDTEQYRQALKSNPDIVFIDLGGNDAKLQNRIYLNEMKDDCIDMIRSFKNLPSDPRVILMLPFVSFEPDTTQIWDPVLIDRIIPRLQQAAYEENIEVLDMHSLLINRKDLMPDNIHPEDEGSAIIAKRLYEQVVLKRDKAFDILENIKEPYSISDFKGYICADFKVRGRECKVVKPKEAAPGKPWIWRTRFWAHEPQTDIALLERGYHLVYCDVAELMGNKEALSIWSDFYKLLTKAGLSKKSTMEGMSRGAMYSFCWAAANPDKVSCVYVDNPLLDCRYLADRDGDLGEMTRDFMAAYGLKTKDDIRNFKGSPTDKVKEIVKGKYPILILCADQDEAVSPTQTITFEDKIKALGGDITVMMKHGFKHHPHSFPNPSPIVDFVLKATYK, encoded by the coding sequence ATGAAGCACTTTATCTGTCTCTTATTCTGTTTATTGATAACGGTTTCTACTCATGCACAAAAAAGAGTTGCATTTATAGGTGCCAGTATCACCGAAGGTGCCCGCACCACCGACCCTAAGAAAGATTCATATCCTGCACAATTAGGAAGTCTGCTCGGAAATGAATATGAGGTTCTCAATTTCGGTATTGGCAGCCGTACAATGTTGCGCAAAGGAGATTTTCCATATTGGGATACGGAGCAATACAGACAAGCCCTTAAAAGCAATCCTGATATTGTATTCATCGATTTAGGCGGAAATGATGCAAAATTACAGAACAGGATATATTTGAACGAAATGAAAGATGATTGTATAGATATGATCAGGTCTTTCAAAAATCTGCCGTCTGATCCGCGTGTGATATTGATGTTGCCTTTCGTTTCATTTGAGCCGGATACGACTCAAATATGGGATCCGGTACTGATAGACAGAATAATCCCCCGACTTCAACAGGCTGCCTATGAAGAAAATATCGAAGTATTGGATATGCATTCATTGCTTATCAATAGAAAAGACCTGATGCCGGATAATATACACCCGGAAGATGAAGGATCAGCCATAATAGCCAAAAGATTGTATGAACAAGTTGTACTAAAAAGGGATAAAGCTTTTGATATACTTGAAAATATAAAAGAGCCATATTCTATCAGCGATTTCAAAGGATATATCTGTGCAGACTTTAAAGTTAGAGGAAGAGAATGTAAAGTGGTAAAACCCAAAGAAGCCGCACCGGGCAAACCCTGGATTTGGCGCACCCGCTTCTGGGCACACGAACCTCAGACAGATATCGCATTACTCGAAAGAGGATACCATCTGGTTTATTGCGATGTGGCTGAGTTGATGGGGAATAAGGAAGCATTATCTATATGGTCGGACTTCTACAAGCTGCTTACCAAAGCGGGATTATCCAAGAAGAGTACGATGGAAGGTATGAGCCGTGGTGCTATGTACTCATTCTGCTGGGCAGCCGCCAATCCCGACAAAGTAAGTTGTGTGTATGTCGATAATCCTTTGCTCGATTGCCGCTATCTGGCCGACAGAGATGGGGACTTAGGAGAAATGACAAGGGATTTTATGGCCGCATACGGCCTGAAAACGAAGGATGATATCCGCAACTTCAAAGGTAGCCCTACAGATAAGGTAAAGGAAATAGTAAAAGGGAAATATCCTATACTTATACTCTGTGCCGATCAGGATGAAGCAGTCTCTCCTACCCAAACGATAACATTCGAAGATAAGATAAAAGCATTGGGCGGTGATATTACCGTAATGATGAAACACGGATTCAAACATCATCCGCATAGCTTCCCAAATCCTTCTCCAATAGTAGATTTTGTACTCAAAGCAACATATAAATAA
- a CDS encoding family 43 glycosylhydrolase — protein MKRTLFTLCILVFALLSTNISGQENPFIQHMYTADPSARVWADGRLYVYASHDIAPPRGCDLMDQYHVFSTDDMINWTDHGEILRSSQVPWGRPEGGFMWAPDCVYKDGTYYFYFPHPSESDWSKSWKIGVATSKYPAKDFVVQGYVKGMESHIDPNVFIDDDGQAYIYQGGGGTCFGGKLKDNMMEVDGKLQIMEGLYDFHEAAWVHKRNGIYYLSYSDNHDDNWNDGVKGDNRMRYATSNSPLGPWKHQGIYMEPTNSYTNHGSIVEYKGQWYSFYHDSSLSLKNGEFNDWLRSICVDKLYYNEDGTIQMVKQTKEGWK, from the coding sequence ATGAAAAGAACTCTTTTTACCTTGTGTATTCTCGTATTTGCACTATTGTCGACGAACATCTCCGGTCAGGAAAATCCGTTCATACAGCACATGTACACCGCTGATCCTTCGGCCCGTGTATGGGCAGACGGACGATTGTATGTCTATGCTTCGCACGATATAGCACCACCAAGAGGCTGCGACCTGATGGACCAATATCATGTATTTTCCACTGACGATATGATAAACTGGACAGACCATGGTGAGATACTTCGCTCCAGCCAAGTGCCTTGGGGCAGACCTGAGGGTGGTTTTATGTGGGCACCCGATTGTGTATATAAAGACGGGACATACTACTTCTACTTCCCGCATCCGAGCGAATCGGACTGGAGCAAAAGCTGGAAAATCGGTGTGGCCACAAGTAAGTACCCTGCGAAAGACTTTGTAGTACAAGGATATGTAAAGGGCATGGAATCACATATCGATCCAAATGTATTTATCGACGATGATGGACAAGCGTATATCTACCAAGGAGGTGGAGGCACTTGCTTCGGTGGTAAACTCAAAGACAATATGATGGAAGTAGATGGCAAGCTGCAAATTATGGAAGGTCTTTACGACTTTCACGAAGCAGCATGGGTACACAAACGCAATGGCATTTACTATCTGTCTTATTCAGACAACCACGATGACAACTGGAACGACGGAGTGAAAGGTGATAATAGGATGCGTTATGCAACCAGCAACAGTCCACTTGGCCCGTGGAAACATCAGGGTATATATATGGAACCTACAAACAGCTATACAAATCACGGATCGATAGTAGAATACAAAGGGCAATGGTATTCGTTCTACCACGATAGTTCACTATCTCTAAAAAATGGTGAGTTCAACGATTGGTTACGTTCTATCTGTGTTGATAAACTATACTATAACGAGGATGGTACCATCCAGATGGTGAAACAGACAAAAGAAGGCTGGAAATAA
- a CDS encoding RpiB/LacA/LacB family sugar-phosphate isomerase — protein MSLFPIPSKPIGLASDHAGYPMKEYIISLFKEQGIPYTDLGTYGTESVDYPDFGHKLGEAIDSGDCDKGIAICGTGNGINMALNHHRHVRSALCWNVEIAKLVRLHNDANVLTLPGRFITEKEAYDMIEVFFNTDFEGGRHQGRIDKVNC, from the coding sequence ATGAGCTTATTTCCCATCCCCTCAAAACCCATCGGATTGGCCAGTGACCATGCCGGCTACCCGATGAAAGAATATATCATCAGCCTGTTTAAGGAACAGGGCATCCCTTATACCGACTTGGGTACCTATGGAACGGAGAGTGTCGATTATCCCGACTTCGGCCATAAGCTGGGAGAGGCTATCGACAGCGGAGACTGCGACAAGGGCATTGCCATCTGCGGTACGGGCAACGGTATCAACATGGCATTGAACCATCACAGGCATGTAAGAAGTGCCCTTTGCTGGAACGTGGAGATCGCCAAACTGGTAAGATTACATAACGATGCCAATGTGCTGACTCTGCCGGGCAGGTTTATCACAGAGAAAGAAGCATATGATATGATAGAAGTCTTCTTCAATACCGACTTTGAAGGGGGGAGACATCAGGGCAGGATTGATAAGGTTAATTGCTGA